DNA from Verrucomicrobiia bacterium:
GGCTTCAAGCGGGATTACCAGCCTTCGCGCACGCGATAGAAACGGCGCATGGGGCTCAGGTTCCAGTCTTCTATAAACAGCGTGCCGCTCTGGTTCCAGTCGGAGCGCAGGGGATACCATTGGCGGAAGTTCTCGGTGAATTCTACAGTGCAAGGAGTTTCGCGCTCGCCCTGAATTTCCAGACGGACGTAGTTCCCAAAATGCCGGATGGTGCGGAATGTCGTCCGGGCGGGCTGGCCGGTGGTGGCGAGGGGGAAGGTCGTGAAGGCACCAAAAGCGACCACGCCCACAGCGCCGGGGTAGCTGGTAATGTCGTAGGAAACGACTTTGATGAAGTTGATATAGGCGGTGAAGGTGCGGCCGGCGGGCAGGGTGCCGGCGGGGATTTGCAGGCTGGTGGCCAGGCCGTTAAGGGCATTGGGGCTGAGCGGGTCCGGCGAAGAAAAAACGGTGCGTTGCGTCCAGGGTGTTTCCAGATCAATCTCCACCTCGATGCGGTCATTGGTGGTGGCCCCGGCAAAAGGCTCCCATTGCAGAGTAAAGGGGGCGTTGGGGTCAATGGCCTGGGCGGCGTTGAAGTTGATCAGCCGCGGCGCACTGGGCAAAGCGGTGGCCGGGAGGTTCAGCGCAACCTGCCTGAAGCCATCATGTACCGTCTGGATGCGAAAGGTGTAAGTTCCCGGTGGGTAGGCGGCATCCACGTCGGCGAGCCGGGAAGCTTGGAATACGCCTCCCCAGTCGTCGCCGTTGAATCTCATTGCCATGGTATTCGGGCCAATCAAGATGACGTTGGTTACGGTCGCGGGCGCATTCAGCATGACACCAGATTCAAAGCCAAAAGGAGGCTCAAAGGTGGCGGGAATGGGATTGGTGGGGCCGGTTTGTTGGTAACTGGCGTATTTGAAGAGGACATAGGCCTTCACGTCAAGCGAAACGGTTTGATTACCGGTGGTGAAGTAGCCCTGGATGGTAGGCAGGGCGTTGCCGGCCAGGTCGCGAAAACCAGTTTGCCCCGGTGGATTAAGGGTATAGTTGATGGTAGTGTTGGTGGGCAACAGGCCGCTGGCGGGGAAACAGAACAATACCGTACGGTTGGAGTTCCATTGGTAATTCAAGGACAATGCCGGGTTCCATTGGATGGAATAGGAGGCCTGCATTGGCTCGGA
Protein-coding regions in this window:
- a CDS encoding Ig-like domain-containing protein; translated protein: MFPALLLALASLPLLSLRAADAGLCVVFKGFFYQQTGQNTVTPKAGTQFASFRAFAQMTAPGSLLSGTVRTPANQTFSLAVDENELRFGMDFNSQATMDATFGSGNYVLGIATRNDGNRVFTLNLSGNSYPPIPQVSNYQALQAVNPASPLTLQWLPWSGGTTNDLILVQIEDSETWDMVFSTPLPSSPGALNGTATSVTIPANTCSANRSYNVLLMFFRPVTMDVTTYPGVMAVSGYLRETELTLSTGAGLDNQAPWLEDQAPRYGETNVARNAGIAFIFSEPMQASYSIQWNPALSLNYQWNSNRTVLFCFPASGLLPTNTTINYTLNPPGQTGFRDLAGNALPTIQGYFTTGNQTVSLDVKAYVLFKYASYQQTGPTNPIPATFEPPFGFESGVMLNAPATVTNVILIGPNTMAMRFNGDDWGGVFQASRLADVDAAYPPGTYTFRIQTVHDGFRQVALNLPATALPSAPRLINFNAAQAIDPNAPFTLQWEPFAGATTNDRIEVEIDLETPWTQRTVFSSPDPLSPNALNGLATSLQIPAGTLPAGRTFTAYINFIKVVSYDITSYPGAVGVVAFGAFTTFPLATTGQPARTTFRTIRHFGNYVRLEIQGERETPCTVEFTENFRQWYPLRSDWNQSGTLFIEDWNLSPMRRFYRVREGW